The Orenia metallireducens genomic interval GACTTGTATTCTCTAAAGGAGAGCCAATTGCTGAAACTATTATCAAAATGGATCTAGGGACTACTCAAGCTTTTGAAGATGTAAGTAGAGAGACTGGAATACCTATAAATAAAGTTCAAGAATGTTATTTTAATAATGAATTTGATGTATACTATGATAATGAAAAGGCAGATGAAGATGGATATCATCATTTAAAAGATAAGTTTGAAATTGCCTTTGATGAACTGGCTGATAAAATAGTAGATGAGATAACCTTTAAATGGTCTAACTTTATAAACTTAATGGAATTTGTTTTAACCTTTGGCGGGGGTGCTGAATCTTTGAATGAACCTTTAAGTAATAAAATTAGTAAAAGAATCAAAGTGGCTGATGATGCACAATTTGCAAATGTAAAAGGATATTATAAGGAATGTAAAAGAGACATTAGAGAGGTGTAATGGATGTCTAAAGATAAACTAGAGCCTATACAGTTAACAGCTTATTTTTCTGAAAGAACAGCCTCAAAAGAAGATTTGGAGTTTATATACAAAAAATTAGATAGTGGGCTACAACCAGCTGACTTAGTTAGAAATGCTATTAGAAATTATAGAAAGACTGTAGAGGAAGAAGATACTAGTATACTTAATAATGTAGATGGCTTTTTAGAAAAACTGTCCAATAAATTAGTAGAAAAGTTAGCTAGTGGAAAGTTTGTACCTAAGGAAGAAGTTAAGGATAAAGAGAAAGAAGATGAAGAAGAGATAAACAAGAAAGCTGAAGAAGCTTTTAATAAACGTAGAGAAAAGTTAGCTGCATTAGGTCTGTCTAGAAAAAGAAGATAGTTAGAAAAGCACCCAATTTACTTGGGTGCTTTTTATATTATATCTATACTTTAAAATCTATCCTTTAATAAACTTACTAATAAGTCATCTAATTTTTGACTTATCTTTTGGATCTCAGGGTCGAGGAAATTATTATTCTTTTCTTTAACCTTAGCTTTAAGTAATCTTCTTAGAATTTTAATTTGTGAATTGATATGTTCCATGTGATAACCCCTTCTAATAAATCATAGCAATTATGTTAATCTTGTTGCTTTTATTATTTTCTTTAGAATTCATGATAGCAGGGCTTTTTAACTTTAGTTAATAACATAAGAGTCTCAATACTGACCATAATAAAGGAGATAGCAAAGACAAGTTCATAATTAATTAAATCAACTAATAAACCACCAATTAAAGATACTATAGTTATAGTTAAACCTGAGATTGTATTAGTAATACCGATATAAGTAGGTCTTTCTTCAAAAGAACAGAATTCAGAAATAATAGTCATAAAAGAGACCTTATTTCCTCCCAAAGCTATACCAGTAAGTATAAAGACTAAATAAAATTCTATTAAACTATTTACTAATAAAGCTGCTAATAATCCTAACCCATTAAAGAGAGAGGATAATAAGATTATTAATTTATGGCCATATTTATCACTAAGATAACCCCAAAGGATATTTGTTAAGCTCTGACTAGCAATTAATAATACAGTAAAAGTAGCCACAGTTTTGCTAGCCATAGCCCCTTCTAAATTTAGTTGTTCAATTCCTGCTACTTAAAAAGGTACGATAGCCAAAAATACCCCCCTGCGCTCACAGGGATTAACTTGGAAACTAAATCAAACCAAGCCGGTGTTACTAACCCTGAAGCTAAACTATAAAGCCCCCAGCAGATAAAAAAGACAACTAGTAAGAATCCTTCATACTTTGGAGTCAAAAAATAGGTTAGTATCCCAAGAAGTAACCAGGGAACTTTTTGTAAGAAGCCTAATAATAAAACAACCTTTTTCTTACGATTAAGCCCTCAATCACCTTAGCTGAAAAGAGTTGGGGTAGGTTAAAACCTAACATTAAAATAGTTGTAATCATACTAATTACAAATTTAGATTCTGTTAAGTGTCTAACAAATAACGGAAGAATAGTACTTAGAGAAACAAAGCCCATAGCTAAGGAGAAGAAAGCTCAATCAAAAATATTTGTATAGAAATTAAATTTATAATATTGATTAATTTCATTATTAAACTTCTCAATTTGACATTTATTCCCCATTTGTTTCACCTACTTAATTAAAATAATTTTAATTCTTTTTTAATTTAGTATTGGCTTGAACAACTTTATTAATCAGTTCAAGTTGTTGTTGAGAACTATCTACTTGTTCTTCAATCTTAGAATGTAGCTTAGAGTTAAACTCTGTTAATTCAAATATTATCTCTTCCATATTATCTGCAAAAGAGCAGACCTCTTCAGTTTGGGCTAAGGATTCTTCACTAGATGCAGATATCTCCTGAGATGATGCTTCTGCTTGCTCATTAAAAGCTAATTGTTCTTCTGATAAATCTATTACTTGTGCCATCTTTTCACTAACCTCTTTAGATAAATTATTAATTTCTACAAAAAGATTAATAATGGAATTATCTGTGGAGCTATCTTCTGCAGTCATATTACTTAAAGTCTGTTTAGCTACAGTTTCTATTTCGTCCACAATAATTTTAACCTCTCCAGTAGCCGTCTTACTCTCATCAGCTAAGGATTTAATTTCCTCTGCTACTACAGTAAACCCTTGTCCATATTTACCAGCCCTAGATGCTTCAATGGCTGCATTTAAAGCCAATAAGTTGGTCTGTTCTGTTATTTTCATAATCTTATTAGAAATTTCAGAGATTTTGTTAATACTCATCTGTAACTTTTTCATATCTTCAACTGTTTGATTGATAATTCTATTTCCCCATTCTATTTTAGACTGGGTATTTTGAAAAAGATGATATGTATCTTTACCTACTTTTGAAACTTCTTCTGATTTCTCAGCTAAATCTCCAATTCCAGCAGCCATTTGATTAATAGCTATAGATACTTCTTTTACTGCTATACTTAGGTTTTCATTTCCTAACATAAGTACTTTAATAAACTCAGATGCTTTAGTAACTTGCTGACCAACAAAATCGGAGATTTCTTTCATTTTAGTAGCAGAATGAGTAATTGTTTTTGACTTTAAAGCAGCCTCTTTGGTTTCAGTTCTGATATTAGAAGTGACTTTATTAATATGTTTATTGATTATAATCCCTAAAATTAAGCCAATTAATAAATTGATAATTGTCATTAAGATTATTCTAAGTTTAATACTATAAGTAGAGTTAGTAATTATATTGATTTTCTTCTCTAAATTGTTCCAAATATAGGTATTTAATTTAGCAAAAGCTATATCTATTTTAAAGTTTAATTTGTCAATTTCTCTAAGATAAGCTTTTCTTTCTAAACCATTGGTTAATGTCTTATCTAATTTGATCATTTTATTCTTTACTTCTAAATTTAATTTAGCCAAATCATCAATTATATTAATCTCTTCATCAGTCTTTAAATAGGACTTTAAATCTAAAATTTCAGTTTCAATAGTATTTTGACCTAAAGAAAGGCCACCTAAGCCTGAATTCCAAGCATAAATTCTTTTTTGCCTACTAACTAAGTTATTAGATAATTCTTTATCTAATTGGACCATTGGGATTATCTCTTCTTTTAAATCTTCAACTTCATTATTTATTTTATTGGTATCATAAAAGATAAAGGTACCCATACAGATAATTATAACTAATAATAAAATAAAGGCCAATCGTACTTCACTAAATATAGTAAAATTAGATCTTTTTAAGCTTTTTAAGCTTTTTAATCTTTTTATTATTTTCATTATTTAAATACCCCTCCCTAAATTTTAAAATAGGAAGTAGAGAAAATCTCTACTCCCTGCTAGAAAATATTAATTCATGGGCCCCATCTTCAATATTGCAAATATAAATATCAGCTTTAACTCCTGTTTTATCTAAATAGCCTTGTGATACTTTCTCTTTAAATAATTCTACTGCATCTTCTTTAACTAAGTTTACAGTACAACCACCAAAGCCTGCTCCTGTCATTCTAGAACCTAAAACCCCATCTAGCTCTAATGCTAATTCAACCATATAATCTAGCTCATCACAGCTAACTTCATATAGATCACGTAAGCTCTGGTGAGAGTCTATCATTAGTTCTCCTACTTTAGATAGATTATTCTCTTTAAAAGCTGTAATTGTATCTTGAACCCGTTTATTTTCATAGATAACATGTTTAGCTCGATTTCTAATTAACTCTGGTAGCTTAGCTTTATATTCTTCAAATTCTGCTACACTAACATCTCTTAAAGCAATTACTTCCTTAGAAAGTAATTCATCAAAGATCTTAACAGCTTGAGCACATTCTTTTAAACGTTGATTATAAGCAGAATCTACCAGGCTATGTTCTACATTAGTATTAGCAACTACTATTTTAATCTCATCGGTTTTGATTGGCACTAATTGATATTCATTAGAACGACAGTCAACAAATAAAGCATTATCCTTCTTACCTAATGCTGAGATAAATTGATCCATTATTCCACAATTAACACCAACAAATTTATTCTCTGCCTGCTGGCACAATTTAGCCATGGCTACCCTATCAAGTTCAAAACCATTGATTAACTGGAAGGTTAAAGCTGTTGCTACTTCTAGAGCTGCTGAAGAGCTCAATCCTGCTCCTTGGGGTACATTACCTGTTAATACTAAATTCATTCCTCTTAATTCATAGCCACTATCTAATAGCATCTTGGCTACACCTTGGGGATAATTAATCCAATTCTCTTCATCATTGTGTTGAATATTAGTTAAGTCAAAGCTAGCTTCTGTACTATAATTTAATGAATAGATCTTGATTAACTTATCCTCTCTTGGTTGAACAGCTATGGTAATTTCTCGATCAATTGCTATTGGTAATACAAAGCCATCATTATAATCTGTATGCTCACCAATTAGATTAACTCTCCCTGGAGCCTGAACTATTTTAATCTGCTCACCATTATCTCCAAAATGTTTAATTAACTCTTTTTTTAAATTTTCCACTTTTATCCCTCCAGACTTTAATTATTCTTTTTAAAACCTACCATAGTCAAGAATTGATCAAAACCTTCTTTTCCCTTCTGATCTTGTTTGAAGACTCCAGCATGCTCTAAAACTTTAGCAAATTTGATACCTATCTCCTTTTGTAAAACCTTTTTAGCTTCCTCTTTACTCAGCTTAGAACCATACTTTAATAAGAGTTCTTCAATCCATTTAGCATGTTTAGCAATATCAGTATCTAAAATACTCTTTTGATTGTATATCTCTTCTCCAGTTAAATATTCTTCTAATTGACCTAGTTCATATTTTAATCTACCAGGTAATACAGCAAGACCCATTACTTCAATTAGTCCAATGTTCTCTTTTTTAATATGATGTAGCTCTTGATGGGGATGGAAGATTCCTGCTGGATAATCTAGTGAAGTTCTATTATTTCTTAAGACTAAATCTAACTCAAAAATTCCCTTCTGATTACGGGCAATTGGAGTGATAGTATTGTGGGGAATTTTTTCTCCATTCTTTTTAGAAAAAGCTTGAATTTCTCTAGATAGATCACTATACTCTCTCCAATTAGAAAGTATTAAATCAGCTAATTCTATTATTTGCTTTTTATCTTTAGATTGGAGTCTAATTACTGACATTGGCCAATTTACTATCCCTGCTTCTACCT includes:
- a CDS encoding galactokinase; translated protein: MENLKKELIKHFGDNGEQIKIVQAPGRVNLIGEHTDYNDGFVLPIAIDREITIAVQPREDKLIKIYSLNYSTEASFDLTNIQHNDEENWINYPQGVAKMLLDSGYELRGMNLVLTGNVPQGAGLSSSAALEVATALTFQLINGFELDRVAMAKLCQQAENKFVGVNCGIMDQFISALGKKDNALFVDCRSNEYQLVPIKTDEIKIVVANTNVEHSLVDSAYNQRLKECAQAVKIFDELLSKEVIALRDVSVAEFEEYKAKLPELIRNRAKHVIYENKRVQDTITAFKENNLSKVGELMIDSHQSLRDLYEVSCDELDYMVELALELDGVLGSRMTGAGFGGCTVNLVKEDAVELFKEKVSQGYLDKTGVKADIYICNIEDGAHELIFSSRE
- a CDS encoding MFS transporter; the protein is MASKTVATFTVLLIASQSLTNILWGYLSDKYGHKLIILLSSLFNGLGLLAALLVNSLIEFYLVFILTGIALGGNKVSFMTIISEFCSFEERPTYIGITNTISGLTITIVSLIGGLLVDLINYELVFAISFIMVSIETLMLLTKVKKPCYHEF
- a CDS encoding Spo0E family sporulation regulatory protein-aspartic acid phosphatase yields the protein MEHINSQIKILRRLLKAKVKEKNNNFLDPEIQKISQKLDDLLVSLLKDRF
- a CDS encoding methyl-accepting chemotaxis protein — encoded protein: MKIIKRLKSLKSLKRSNFTIFSEVRLAFILLLVIIICMGTFIFYDTNKINNEVEDLKEEIIPMVQLDKELSNNLVSRQKRIYAWNSGLGGLSLGQNTIETEILDLKSYLKTDEEINIIDDLAKLNLEVKNKMIKLDKTLTNGLERKAYLREIDKLNFKIDIAFAKLNTYIWNNLEKKINIITNSTYSIKLRIILMTIINLLIGLILGIIINKHINKVTSNIRTETKEAALKSKTITHSATKMKEISDFVGQQVTKASEFIKVLMLGNENLSIAVKEVSIAINQMAAGIGDLAEKSEEVSKVGKDTYHLFQNTQSKIEWGNRIINQTVEDMKKLQMSINKISEISNKIMKITEQTNLLALNAAIEASRAGKYGQGFTVVAEEIKSLADESKTATGEVKIIVDEIETVAKQTLSNMTAEDSSTDNSIINLFVEINNLSKEVSEKMAQVIDLSEEQLAFNEQAEASSQEISASSEESLAQTEEVCSFADNMEEIIFELTEFNSKLHSKIEEQVDSSQQQLELINKVVQANTKLKKN